The DNA window TCAACAAAAACGCCGCGAAGAATCTTCGCGGCGTTTTTTGTGTTTGGACGAATTTTTTCCCGTCGCCCTTAAGCGCGCAGAGCGAGCTTCTGCAATCGGCGGCGCTGGCTCCAGCCAGCCAGACCGGTGATCAGTCCCGCGCCCACCCAAGTGGAAGGCTCGGGGACGGCGGTAATGTCTAGACTACCGCTCGTTTCGCTGAAGGAATAGGAGATCCCTGCATTAGTACCGCTCCAAGTGCTGCCGACTAAACTGAGGCCGATTCCGTCCACGGTGACGGAAGCAAAATCGCCGGTTTGTGATGTAAAACCACTAAAGAGATTGTAAGTCCCGTTTTGGCCAGAAAGATCGAATCCACCTGTATCAGAAACACTGAATATGCCGTTATAGGTCAATGCCCCTCCGACGGTAAATTTATCATAACTAGAGGTGCTCGCTGCCTGTAGGTTGATGGTTGATGTCAAACTCGCCAGCGTCAATGCACCACTGAAAGCCAAGGTACCAATGTCCGTGGCAGCCGTGGTAGCACCTGCTGTGAGAACGCCTCCACTGTTAATGGTTGTGTCGCCCGTAATGATACCGGTGCCACCGAGGGTGCCCGATACACTCACTGTTCCTGTTCCCGTTCCACTACCCGTAGTGTTCTTCACCAGCAGCGTGCCCGTGGTAACAATCGTGCCACCCGTGTAGGTGTTCGCGCCGGTGAGGGTCTGCGTGCCAAGCCCTGTCTTGGTGAGGGTCATGCCCGCCGCGCCATCAGCAATCACGCCGGAGTAGGCATTGGTTACCCCGGTGCCGGGATTGAGAGTCAGTGCGGTCACACCCG is part of the Chthoniobacterales bacterium genome and encodes:
- a CDS encoding autotransporter-associated beta strand repeat-containing protein, whose amino-acid sequence is NIGANMGSIVANGAGSTGVLTINTGTATFTSGATVGTTDVRSFIAIGQNSTASGTSTGTINLNGGTLATGRNFVRDGAGTADASGSATFNFAGGTLKALANQTDWLNSATINTNQLALTSVTATNTSTIDAGGFSVAINSAISGTGGFNITNSTGTGTVTFGGANTYSGATTVSAGTFSLGNALALQNSALDTTASIAGTSTAGLKTTVTTLTMGGLTGNKDLASVFTTTSGGYSGVTALTLNPGTGVTNAYSGVIADGAAGMTLTKTGLGTQTLTGANTYTGGTIVTTGTLLVKNTTGSGTGTGTVSVSGTLGGTGIITGDTTINSGGVLTAGATTAATDIGTLAFSGALTLASLTSTINLQAASTSSYDKFTVGGALTYNGIFSVSDTGGFDLSGQNGTYNLFSGFTSQTGDFASVTVDGIGLSLVGSTWSGTNAGISYSFSETSGSLDITAVPEPSTWVGAGLITGLAGWSQRRRLQKLALRA